Within the Borrelia hispanica CRI genome, the region GGATTAGTATCAAAAACAATAAACTCTGGTTTTATTCTTAGTCTCTTAAGCGCTTCTTTTAATGTCTCTTTATGCAGCGTTGTTGCTTCATTAACATAAATAACAGCAGAATTCGATCCTCTAAATCTTTCAAAATCTCTTATTTTATCACCACCATATAAATTAACCCTTAAAGAATTAATTTCAAAATATGACGTATTTGAATATTTAGGAACAAAAGGTATTTTAAGCATATTAGCAAGCTTTTCAAACTGGCCTGTAACATTAATTTCTAATGCCTTCTGTGAGTTGCCTAATATAAAATTATTGGTATCTTGACTATAAAGATGCCTATTTTTAAGTAAAGTTTTTAAGAATAAATAACAAGCCAAAAATGTTTTACCACTTGCAATTCCACCTGATAAAATAACCTTGTTTTGATTATTCTTTTCAATATCACGTAACACTTTACGTTGTTTTTTATTTAAGAACTTCTTTTCAAAGCTTTTAAAATCAACAACTACTGGTTTTGCTTTAATAAAAGACGCAATATCAATCCCAAAATCACGCTTATATTCCCTTTGCAGAGACTTAAAAATACTACTACTGTATATATCCATTTATTTATCCTCCAAACTTAAATCTACCCTCATCTAAGTCTGCGATTTTGAGTTTCTTCATTGTTTCATAACATAACTTCATTGTTTTATCTTCTTTCTCACGTTTTAAATCTTTAAGTTTAATTTTCTTATCTTGAAGTTCTCTACTATTTCCTTTCTTTTTACTCATTTTAATCTCTCTCTCCAATAGATCTATTTCTTCTATACAATCCTCAAGTTCTAATTCTAAATAATTATTAAATGCCTTCATAAACTTAAGTCCAAGTTGACTTTTCGTTATACTAAATTGACTTTTAAGCTCACGTGCTTTGGCATTGTTTTCAAGTACTCGATCTAAGACACTATTAAGAGTAGTTTTACAAATGGTTATTTTATTATCACTATCAAACTCTTTTGGATTATCTTGACTAATCTCCCATTTTTGTCTCATCTTACATACATTAGCTCGTGACACACAAAGCTCTTTTGCTATTTCAGCATCACTTAATCGATCTTCATTAAAATACATGGCATAATCTTCATATGCCCTCTTTACTTTATTCATATCTCTTCAACCTTATAATTTAACAAAAAATTAATTTAGTTTAACATAAACTCTATAACAAAATAATAATTTTACAAAATCAACGAAAAAAAGCTTATAAGTATATACTTAGAGCAAAGTATAATGTATA harbors:
- a CDS encoding PBSX family phage terminase large subunit, which translates into the protein MDIYSSSIFKSLQREYKRDFGIDIASFIKAKPVVVDFKSFEKKFLNKKQRKVLRDIEKNNQNKVILSGGIASGKTFLACYLFLKTLLKNRHLYSQDTNNFILGNSQKALEINVTGQFEKLANMLKIPFVPKYSNTSYFEINSLRVNLYGGDKIRDFERFRGSNSAVIYVNEATTLHKETLKEALKRLRIKPEFIVFDTNPDHPEHYFKTDYIDNNTIYSTYNFTTYDNEAISKEFIKTQEELYKDFPTYKASV
- a CDS encoding DUF603 domain-containing protein — translated: MNKVKRAYEDYAMYFNEDRLSDAEIAKELCVSRANVCKMRQKWEISQDNPKEFDSDNKITICKTTLNSVLDRVLENNAKARELKSQFSITKSQLGLKFMKAFNNYLELELEDCIEEIDLLEREIKMSKKKGNSRELQDKKIKLKDLKREKEDKTMKLCYETMKKLKIADLDEGRFKFGG